One Solanum lycopersicum chromosome 2, SLM_r2.1 genomic region harbors:
- the LOC101248545 gene encoding GATA transcription factor 5: MDYSGNCQSFVSGDDLFVDELLDLSNGFSEDEENENENNNSSSSQQIKECDKETVIIPSGKQDFGSLLGCEISLPGADLDNLEWLSHFVEDSFSEYSLTYSAGNLPGKSLKLHSNVEIPVREKPCFTAPLGAEREKNKPPSMSFSSSSSTTANSFWGELSVENKPAARKPKKKMEKRIGIGAKQCSHCGVQKTPLWRTGPLGEKTLCNACGVRFKSGRLLPEYRPASSPTFSTGLHSNSHRKVLEMRQKKETEPGPPVQSF; the protein is encoded by the exons ATGGATTACTCCGGCAACTGTCAAAGTTTTGTTTCCGGTGATGATTTGTTTGTTGACGAACTTCTTGACTTGTCAAATGGTTTCTCTGAGGacgaagaaaatgaaaatgaaaacaaCAACTCTTCGTCGTCGCAACAGATTAAGGAATGTGATAAAGAAACTGTTATTATTCCTTCTGGGAAACAAGATTTTGGTTCTCTTCTTGGTTGTGAAATCAGCCTTCCT GGGGCTGATTTGGATAACCTAGAATGGTTATCTCATTTTGTGGAAGATTCATTTTCGGAGTATTCACTCACATACTCTGCCGGAAACCTACCGGGAAAATCTCTCAAACTTCATTCAAACGTAGAAATTCCGGTCCGAGAGAAGCCCTGTTTCACCGCTCCGTTGGGTGCCGAACGAGAGAAAAATAAACCTCCGTCAATGTCATTTTCTTCGTCTTCCTCCACTACAGCCAACAGTTTTTGGGGTGAGTTATCGGTAGAAAATAAACCGGCGGCGaggaaaccaaagaagaagaTGGAGAAACGTATAGGAATTGGGGCAAAACAGTGCAGTCATTGTGGGGTGCAGAAGACTCCACTATGGCGGACCGGTCCATTAGGTGAGAAAACACTTTGCAATGCTTGTGGAGTCCGGTTTAAATCCGGCCGGCTGTTACCAGAATACCGGCCGGCAAGTAGTCCGACGTTTTCGACTGGGTTACACTCGAACAGTCACCGGAAGGTTTTGGAAATGCGGCAGAAGAAGGAAACTGAACCGGGTCCGCCGGTTCagagtttttga
- the LOC101248072 gene encoding desiccation-related protein clone PCC27-04 yields the protein MAHKGTSQGQLHLIDEHGNRVHQIDDPNAIQGISMGFAPAGTSSDIMKKDHHEGQQLRHSCSSNSSSSEDDGERGRRKKKKGIKKKIKETLTGGAEEGIQTTIPISIPTPTSSGEVEKKGIMEKIKEKIPGMH from the exons ATGGCACATAAGGGTACTAGCCAAGGCCAATTGCACCTAATTGATGAACATGGAAATCGAGTTCATCAAATTGATGATCCCAATGCAATTCAAGGTATATCTATGGGGTTCGCCCCTGCTGGTACAAGCTCTGATATTATGAAAAAAGATCACCATGAGGGACAACAACTTCGTCATTCTTGTAGCTCTAATTCAAGTTCC TCTGAGGATGATGGAGAAAGagggaggaggaagaagaaaaagggcATAAAAAAGAAGATTAAAGAGACGTTGACCGGAGGCGCTGAAGAAGGTATACAAACTACtattcctatttctattcctacTCCGACTTCTAGTGGTGAAGTCGAAAAGAAAGGAATAATGGAGAAAATCAAGGAGAAGATCCCTGGAATGCACTGA
- the LOC101251254 gene encoding protein EXPRESSION OF TERPENOIDS 1 (The RefSeq protein has 2 non-frameshifting indels compared to this genomic sequence) — MANFFSLGGNQEQQHQEISSSQALVPTESNNWFLYRNEHHHHHHNQEIPNTYKGFELWQSGNTPQHQHQHHQQQQQFRHPIYPLQDLYSTDVGLGVGPSRSGFDISAGDHEASRSGFVMMRSGGGGISCQDCGNQAKKDCQHMRCRTCCKSRGFQCQTHVKSTWVPAAKRRERQQQLAALQQQQQGHNNNNNNHKNKRQREDPSASSLVSTRLPSNTNGLEVGKFPSKVRTSAVFQCIQMSSIEDDEDQLAYQAAVSIGGHVFKGILYDQGHESQYNNMVAAGGDTSSGGSAGGVQHHHHNSAAVATATTTSGGDATAAGPSNFLDPSLFPAPLSTFMVAGTQFFPPSRSP; from the exons ATGGCTAATTTCTTTTCATTAGGTGGGAATcaagaacaacaacatcaagAAATTAGCAGCAGCCAAGCATTAGTACCCACAGAGAGTAATAATTGGTTTTTGTACAGAAatgaacatcatcatcatcatcataatcaagAAATACCCAACACTTACAAAGGTTTTGAGTTATGGCAAAGTGGTAACACTCCACAACACCaacaccaccaacaacaacaacagtttCGTCATCCGATTTATCCTTTGCAAGATCTTTATTCCACTGATGTTGGATTAGGGGTTGGGCCAAGCAGAAGTGGCTTTGATATATCTGCAG GTGATCATGAGGCGTCGAGGTCGGGATTCGTGATGATGAGGAGTGGTGGAGGAGGAATAAGTTGCCAAGATTGTGGGAACCAAGCTAAGAAAGATTGTCAACATATGAGGTGTAGGACTTGTTGTAAGAGTAGAGGGTTTCAGTGTCAAACTCATGTGAAAAGTACTTGGGTTCCAGCAGCTAAAAGGAGAGAAAGGCAACAACAACTTGCTGCtttgcaacaacaacaacaacaaggacataataataataataataatcataagaataaaagGCAAAGGGAGGATCCAAGTGCTTCTTCTCTTGTGTCTACTCGTTTGCCTTCAAACACTAATG GGTTAGAAGTGGGAAAATTTCCATCAAAAGTACGTACAAGTGCTGTATTTCAGTGTATTCAAATGAGTTCAATTGAGGATGATGAAGATCAATTAGCATATCAAGCTGCTGTGAGCATTGGTGGACATGTTTTCAAAGGAATTTTATATGATCAAGGTCATGAAAGTCAGTACAATAACATGGTTGCAGCCGGAGGCGATACGTCTTCCGGTGGTAGTGCTGGCGGAGTtcagcaccaccaccataattCCGCTGCAGTAGCTACCGCCACCACTACAAGTGGTGGCGATGCTACTGCAGCGGGTCCATCGAATTTTCTAGATCCTTCTTTATTTCCAGCTCCCCTTAGCACTTTTATGGTAGCTGGTACGCAATTTTTTCCACCTTCAAGATCTCCTTGA
- the LOC101250959 gene encoding protein BOBBER 2-like, with translation MAILSDYQEENQEQTMEIIEKEQDNSSTLAPKEEEISSSTPKEEKLKPNKSNGLDMENYSWGQSLQEVTINVPVPPGTKSRFIIVEFKANTLKVGLKNQPLILDGEYFKGVKVDECYWSLEDEKEISILLTKQNKTDWWKSLFKGGEEIDTQKVEPEPSKLSDLDTETRAAVEKMMFDQRQKQMGLPSSEEIKNQDMLKQFMEQNPHMAKNFGNANMMMPNSRMMG, from the exons atggCAATTCTCTCAGATtatcaagaagaaaatcaagaacAAACTATGGAGATTATTGAGAAAGAACAAGATAATTCTTCTACTTTAGCCcctaaagaagaagaaatttcatcTTCAACCCCAAAAGAAGAGAAACTTAAGCCAAATAAGTCCAATGGACTTGATATGGAAAATTATTCATGGGGACAATCTCTTCAAGAAGTTACCATCAATGTTCCTGTTCCTCCag GTACAAAATCAAGATTCATAATTGTGGAATTCAAGGCCAATACTCTCAAAGTTGGTCTAAAAAACCAACCACTAATATTAGATGGTGAATATTTCAAGGGAGTTAAAGTTGATGAATGTTATTGGAGTTTAGAAGATGAAAAGGaaatttcaattcttttaacaaaacaaaacaaaactgaTTGGTGGAAAAGTTTATTTAAAGGTGGAGAAGAAATTGACACACAAAAAGTAGAGCCAGAACCAAGTAAATTGAGTGATTTGGACACAGAAACAAGAGCAGCAGTTGAAAAAATGATGTTTGATCAAAGACAAAAACAAATGGGACTTCCATCAAGTGAGGAGATTAAGAATCAAGATATGCTTAAACAATTTATGGAACAAAATCCTCATATGGCTAAGAATTTTGGGAATGCTAACATGATGATGCCAAATTCTAGGATGATGGGCTAG